A single Anabas testudineus chromosome 10, fAnaTes1.2, whole genome shotgun sequence DNA region contains:
- the LOC113160028 gene encoding cytokine-dependent hematopoietic cell linker — MDCNRTDRNRTQRCGNDSSAVESEYDIVDDQEEMTNVQILPARPINDEAEYADRDLPRSSSAQSLSSLPTGNFNKVPRRPPREVIHIRGPAINRDLKPGRRKTRLDRRPAPVQPEEQHSNRCPPSPPAPALALVNHLPALTLQEPCRSGGQLRATKRAEFSSCTTDRQRTASVSILHGNHRHSLDLETHDIEKQSQLNLERVPSKRQHHEWPQTKEDFNQHDFVPKEKPKQTYCEEDWYVGPCNRADAEHALHLVNKDGAFLVRDCSINTNSEPLVLAVYHEKKVYNVKIRFNASTSKYTLGRSNDMFDTVADIIKFHSLFPIILISGRSISGSKYPENCVLTCAVTRSDVDQLLQ; from the exons ATG GATTGTAAtagaacagacagaaacagaactCAAAGATGTGGTAACGATAGCAGCGCTGTGGAGTCTGAATACGACATTGTGGATGACCAGGAGGAAATGACAAATGTGCAGATACTTCCTGCGAGGCCCATAAATGATGAAGCAGAGTATGCAG ACAGGGATCTTCCAAGGTCATCGTCGGCTCAGAGCCTTTCATCGCTCCCCACT GGCAACTTCAACAAAGTCCCTAGACGCCCACCCAGAGAAGTCATACATATAAGAG GTCCTGCTATAAATAGAGACCTGAAGCCTGGCAGAAGAAAGACCAGATTAG ATCGGAGACCCGCACCTGTGCAGCCAGAAGAACAG cACTCAAACAG ATGCCCTCCTTCACCTCCAGCACCTGCCCTGGCGTTAGTGAATCACTTGCCTGCACTGACTCTGCAGGAGCCCTGCAGAAGTGG tgggCAACTAAGAGCAACTAAAAGA GCAGAATTCAGTTCATGTACAACAG ATCGACAGAGGACTGCAAGTGTTTCGATCCTCCATGGCAATCACAGACATTCTTTGGATCTGGAAACTCATGACATAGAAAAACA gtcGCAACTAAATCTCG AAAGGGTGCCATCAAAACGTCAACACCACGAGTGGCCTCAGACTAAAGAAGATTTCAACCAGCACGATTTTGTCCCAAAGGAAAAACCTAAGCAG ACCTACTGTGAGGAAGACTGGTATGTTGGTCCCTGTAATCGAGCAGATGCGGAACACGCATTACACCTGGTGAACAAG GATGGGGCCTTTTTGGTGCGAGACTGCTCCATCAACACCAACAGTGAACCCTTGGTGCTGGCTGTGTATCACGAGAAGAAGGTTTATAATGTAAAGATTCGGTTCAATGCGAGCACCAGTAAATACACCCTGGGACGATCGAATGAC ATGTTTGACACTGTGGCCGACATCATCAAGTTTCACTCCCTATTCCCAATAATACTCATCAGTGGAAGAAGTATTTCTGGAAGCAAATACCCAGAAAACTGTGTGCTAACATGTGCAGTAACAAGAAGCGATGTCGACCAGCTGCTGCAATAA
- the LOC113160026 gene encoding uncharacterized protein LOC113160026: MFTPRPLSLCDPPLLSDDQKTSLLNMKPVSYQSMPSSVNGAHPALPMDRVLSTSNVMYCEKCGFASTDSAAFKKHMIEHLGTRFYCFYCNSVSFSEAELNAHLKQHAAKYPFKCPHCGQGYMRRLCLVKHIERLHSKNISQGLAKSGMTKNPHVPVCNALPSVPVADLSPVRPAVRVTVPTPSAPVLRLGKEEQRGKTLDTNASNVTNSNAERSSPLNGLIHHNRALTVSLPDEVTIPAGCLVELVEVKTVNGTKELKLRLVTQQENESVIKDTRTTGSQSTALGKPLSSTLNNPNTVNSASMGMCAVNRKLCDTNTVNVERPAAVPATISKSIPNQMSKEKVGFKRASPEIINLDCNTVIPKKIPKSILSPVREGNTGIRITPREPINLKAAAPSVTSTRVPNRLTSNLRPDNMGTSVNLNPEHSKVIPPRRAGDTKGIPQDVAVPVKLEPGELHLRNNVASKIMKQAAGLNQQSLKSASPSPSVSLAADPPVRLPAVSVCKGDAAPADPSFSAHRTLNEPSSVKTPALSDHANSKILAWPHEVRSNERAGDGEMPEPEGFPVISSVFSLSQHPEEVQGSIQPLVMALRGIVMDKNNSSCSTSQHHISIINSTEQMKEVPKAEVAMKSRSVACDPLAGKTSDCIKVEEHDKGIQHPPADTNNHIHVKEEKKSTTTPNDDKDSHTSASESPRDEESSSNKASQVDMCAAKSEHDIYPSKFPTVSLKRVQVGTWKKSNTGLKLGISKYKTPVPMGSVTDCTVIYPMPLKVNQLVKRPGPYQPVVVLNHPKPRAPVQGGRTDSVADTGASGVVPKCQILKMRLSKVMGQKYEVMGCTVRVFP; the protein is encoded by the coding sequence ATGTTTACTCCCCGGCCTTTGAGTTTGTGTGACCCCCCTCTGCTGTCAGATGACCAGAAGACCTCCCTGCTCAACATGAAGCCTGTCAGCTATCAAAGCATGCCGTCATCTGTGAACGGTGCACATCCCGCTTTGCCCATGGATCGAGTTTTAAGCACTTCAAACGTGATGTATTGTGAGAAATGTGGATTTGCGTCTACGGACTCTGCGGCGTTCAAGAAACATATGATCGAGCACTTGGGGACgcgtttttattgtttttattgcaacAGTGTCTCGTTTAGTGAGGCGGAGTTAAACGCTCACCTGAAGCAACACGCTGCGAAGTATCCATTCAAATGTCCTCACTGTGGACAGGGTTATATGAGGAGGTTGTGCCTCGTGAAGCACATTGAGCGTTTGCATAGTAAAAACATCAGTCAAGGACTTGCTAAATCTGGCATGACAAAAAACCCACACGTTCCTGTGTGCAACGCCTTACCAAGTGTGCCCGTTGCTGATCTATCACCAGTTCGACCAGCTGTACGAGTTACGGTGCCCACACCGAGTGCACCTGTGCTCAGACTGGGtaaagaagagcagagaggcAAAACACTGGACACAAATGCGTCAAATGTCACTAATAGTAATGCAGAACGTTCGTCGCCTTTAAATGGACTCATTCACCACAACAGGGCCCTTACGGTGTCTCTTCCAGACGAAGTAACAATCCCTGCTGGCTGCTTGGTTGAACTTGTTGAGGTGAAGACGGTTAATGGGACGAAGGAGCTAAAGCTCAGGCTGGTCACTCAACAAGAAAATGAGTCTGTGATCAAAGACACGAGGACCACTGGCTCACAAAGCACTGCACTGGGGAAGCCATTGTCATCCACATTAAATAATCCAAACACAGTGAATTCTGCGAGTATGGGGATGTGCGCAGTAAACAGGAAACtgtgtgacacaaacacagtgaatgtggaGCGACCTGCTGCTGTTCCAGCCACTATTTCTAAAAGCATCCCAAACCAGATGAGCAAAGAAAAGGTGGGATTCAAAAGAGCATCACCAGAAATAATCAACTTGGATTGTAACACAGTTATTCCAAAAAAGATTCCCAAAAGTATCCTCAGCCCTGTAAGAGAAGGAAATACTGGGATCAGAATTACACCAAGGGAACCTATAAACCTTAAAGCGGCTGCTCCCTCTGTTACGTCCACCAGGGTTCCCAACAGGCTGACGAGCAACCTGCGTCCAGACAATATGGGAACAAGCGTGAATTTAAATCCAGAGCACTCTAAAGTCATCCCACCCAGGAGGGCAGGTGACACAAAAGGCATTCCTCAAGATGTGGCTGTGCCTGTGAAGCTGGAGCCTGGGGAGCTCCACCTCAGGAACAATGTTGCgtcaaaaataatgaaacaggCCGCGGGCTTGAACCAGCAAAGTCTAAAATCTGCTTCTCCTTCACCGAGTGTCTCCTTAGCTGCAGATCCCCCAGTGAGACTTCCAGCTGTTTCAGTTTGTAAGGGTgatgctgctcctgctgatccCTCTTTCTCAGCACACAGGACTCTAAATGAGCCCTCATCAGTGAAAACACCTGCGCTATCTGATCATGCTAATTCTAAGATCCTGGCTTGGCCACACGAAGTTCGATCCAATGAGAGAGCAGGGGATGGAGAAATGCCAGAACCTGAGGGTTTCCCAgttatttcttctgtgttttcattaagtCAACACCCAGAAGAGGTCCAAGGCTCAATCCAGCCACTGGTTATGGCTCTGCGTGGGATAGTGATGGATAAAAATAACAGTTCTTGCAGTACATCCCAACATCACATCAGTATAataaacagcacagagcagatgaaGGAGGTGCCAAAAGCTGAGGTGGCCATGAAAAGTAGATCTGTTGCCTGTGACCCGTTGGCAGGGAAAACCAGTGACTGTATAAAAGTAGAGGAGCACGATAAGGGCATCCAGCACCCTCCTGCAGACACCAACAACCACATCCATgtcaaggaggaaaaaaagagcacTACAACACCAAACGATGATAAGGACAGCCACACCTCTGCCTCAGAGTCTCCAAGAGATGAGGAGTCTTCGTCTAATAAGGCTTCACAAGTAGACATGTGTGCAGCAAAAAGTGAGCATGATATCTACCCCTCGAAGTTCCCCACTGTGTCTTTGAAAAGGGTCCAAGTAGGCACGtggaaaaaaagcaacacaggACTGAAGCTTGGAATATCCAAATATAAGACTCCGGTACCTATGGGCAGTGTTACCGACTGTACAGTAATTTACCCGATGCCACTTAAGGTGAATCAGCTGGTGAAACGACCCGGCCCGTACCAGCCTGTAGTGGTACTCAATCACCCAAAGCCCCGGGCCCCTGTACAGGGAGGAAGAACAGACAGTGTTGCAGATACAGGAGCCTCTGGTGTGGTTCCAAAGTGCCAAATCTTAAAAATGAGACTGAGCAAAGTGATGGGGCAGAAATATGAGGTGATGGGGTGCACTGTCAGAGTCTTTCCATGA